The following are encoded in a window of Flavobacterium cupriresistens genomic DNA:
- a CDS encoding DUF3883 domain-containing protein, whose translation MNLKGILDTLFIERNNTPVAGLSDIAQAEKYLQQAYEGRYFFELIQNVRDANRELNIDGEIFITILNKTLYISNTGAGFSQKGIEGITRIGKSTKHSQDYIGFKGIGFKSIKEVTENPKIITEHGAVYFDRSTTIKKYTNEVLEFEDVPLFYFPHFDNEKLSEVEIKSGVVTKIAMPLKKGITEEKIITDFSKIQAEQLILLGNIQKLKFEFDTDVISFSINKNSKKNLIEVHQNDSTITNYKYYSPVDKIEISQEVIQSLEGKEKEIFSNSAFVDVSIVLKQGENGQIEPIGEAKLYLFYPLQITSGFRFIIHSYFIVNPERKALRESKLNDFLLFSIGKYIGNEMLTKLKSTKINTNRVLCFKRNNDAKLEILYDSVVAELKTQKFIYDSRTKRYFRPSEIMVADGFDKGLFPDGNLGDKTLIYTDDKEVKDWLCDEFEITYLHYDDIANQIESECKRQLKQKKVKFFQNLYNYVSKHQGLDLTGKKVLLTNNWQLVSSEEDVFYRGKGSKQRPIELANSIQKQIHFIHKDIVISDFREGKSRTGITEFNTYELVRRLLKLFNKSSVPNIDLLNALYNINDLDAKSDLEIREKIILPVKGSGKWLSPLTNPIYFESENLKQLYPDGNFVDDSVLVWKSKQNEINLTTEFLKKFGVWQIPAIYVITKNIVIKTKEKRDRKIQNFSGLSARPFYVFNDRVLDMPVYYNTWFTSMIINNWITYQSFIQNDLLPKLLYSSNTSNWRSVNKETSVKFSQFVEVLSNEKWICFQGEDERYSVNEVVGINHFDFSQAHNQVVRNFLRLLPMDYGLGKDFIREIELVHLNGNSIDNFKKLLNNIFVRYKTVIPDGKDFINFYNRILGKLVDFYDTNPVIEDTIDQLEEINFLSIDETTKTPRWSVAHQIFYIDDKPGYDLLPIGIKKEVQPHFTNRDKNTFGKIAGKIGKRFSRSIEKEIVDTEIVRTHTLVSFYGLLPEFVALLESHLGDAISKHFGKIKAVRVLEKENLEVEISVGNSPKMLIPVSHFIDSDFNIHLGPRHSSMNQNKQIAEAVNEFFINILDRDLRNFTANLLNFLNTNNKHDYLKSYDITEERINEIRDKLNDFIFTPNQKFWEAILSAKKIQTRENLFIENQINLKKLSAILEIELAIIQEIENKFVFTETSKSSNIRVLTNFLGLLSITLDDVNKFIFPKIDFRNTYQNRLLKIKNKFERGFNALLHDHLSKQIKEEKCLYQNHLDNFKINFKFLIPLNTLELDVEQFFLESLLSEFPFLEIKLSDLNNDFNHFDPIVIYSMNRKLLENKLASVDFTDENLDTFLADNKVRSLLYFNEVDSLRNSFKDWLSTLKKGNNTVDSESELEDFLNEFSNQTDTEIEEVSTQNVDVTSGNGNSSAGNGRRFDGGANDQFKKRLGLIAEMVVFEKLKTMYDEVTWVSKYASKIYRTHSGYNPEGQDGLGYDIEYLDSEGNKYFVEVKGKGDIYDTFEITKNEIEKAHKEGNFYKLILVTQIMDNSQRRIRDLGNLFILADGEDFFSNSKFSAIYRNFEIRFKEINV comes from the coding sequence ATGAACCTTAAAGGAATATTAGATACATTATTTATCGAGAGAAATAATACTCCAGTTGCTGGATTAAGTGATATTGCTCAAGCAGAAAAGTACTTACAGCAGGCATATGAGGGAAGATATTTTTTTGAGTTGATCCAAAATGTAAGAGACGCCAATAGGGAATTGAATATAGATGGAGAAATTTTTATCACAATTCTTAATAAAACACTTTACATATCAAATACAGGTGCTGGATTCAGTCAAAAGGGAATTGAAGGAATCACAAGAATAGGAAAAAGTACCAAGCACAGTCAAGATTATATAGGTTTTAAAGGAATAGGATTTAAATCAATAAAGGAAGTAACTGAAAATCCCAAGATAATTACTGAGCACGGTGCGGTTTATTTCGACAGAAGCACCACAATTAAAAAATACACAAACGAAGTATTGGAATTTGAAGATGTTCCTCTTTTCTATTTTCCTCATTTTGATAATGAAAAGCTTTCCGAAGTAGAAATTAAGAGTGGCGTTGTTACAAAAATAGCAATGCCTCTTAAAAAAGGGATTACAGAAGAAAAAATCATTACGGATTTTTCCAAAATTCAAGCTGAGCAATTAATTCTTCTAGGTAATATCCAAAAATTAAAATTTGAGTTTGACACGGATGTTATAAGTTTTTCAATTAATAAAAACTCTAAAAAGAATCTGATTGAAGTTCATCAGAATGACAGCACTATAACCAATTACAAATACTATTCTCCAGTTGATAAAATTGAAATTTCCCAGGAAGTCATTCAGTCTTTAGAGGGAAAAGAAAAAGAAATATTCAGCAATAGTGCCTTTGTTGATGTAAGTATTGTTTTGAAGCAGGGAGAAAATGGACAAATAGAACCAATAGGAGAAGCAAAACTGTACCTTTTTTATCCTTTGCAAATAACTTCGGGTTTTCGCTTTATTATTCACAGCTATTTTATTGTAAACCCTGAAAGGAAAGCTTTAAGAGAATCAAAATTAAATGACTTTCTGCTTTTTTCAATTGGTAAATATATTGGAAATGAAATGCTTACCAAACTCAAATCTACTAAAATTAATACCAATAGAGTACTTTGTTTCAAAAGGAACAATGACGCAAAATTAGAAATATTGTACGACAGCGTGGTAGCTGAACTGAAAACACAAAAATTTATTTATGATAGCCGAACAAAAAGATATTTTCGTCCATCAGAAATAATGGTTGCAGATGGGTTCGACAAAGGGCTTTTCCCCGATGGGAATTTAGGAGATAAAACGTTGATCTATACAGATGACAAGGAAGTAAAAGATTGGCTATGCGATGAATTTGAAATCACTTATTTACATTATGATGATATCGCCAACCAAATTGAAAGTGAATGCAAGCGGCAGTTAAAGCAAAAGAAAGTAAAGTTCTTTCAAAATCTTTACAATTACGTAAGCAAGCACCAAGGGTTAGACCTGACAGGAAAAAAAGTTTTACTTACTAACAATTGGCAGTTGGTTTCTAGCGAAGAAGACGTTTTTTATAGAGGAAAAGGGAGTAAGCAAAGACCAATCGAATTGGCAAATAGTATTCAAAAACAAATCCACTTTATACATAAGGATATAGTCATAAGTGATTTTAGAGAAGGAAAAAGCCGTACTGGTATCACTGAGTTTAATACTTATGAACTTGTAAGACGCCTGCTAAAACTGTTTAACAAGAGCTCTGTCCCAAATATTGATTTACTGAATGCACTTTATAATATCAACGACCTAGATGCAAAATCAGACTTAGAAATTAGGGAAAAGATTATTCTACCTGTAAAAGGTAGTGGAAAATGGCTATCTCCACTTACCAATCCCATATATTTTGAAAGTGAAAACCTGAAACAGCTTTATCCTGATGGGAATTTTGTTGATGACTCTGTTTTAGTATGGAAAAGTAAACAAAATGAAATAAATCTTACTACTGAATTTTTAAAGAAGTTTGGTGTGTGGCAGATTCCCGCCATCTATGTAATAACAAAAAACATAGTGATTAAAACTAAGGAAAAAAGAGATCGTAAAATACAAAATTTTTCTGGTCTTTCAGCACGACCTTTTTACGTTTTTAATGATCGTGTTTTAGATATGCCAGTTTATTACAACACTTGGTTTACGAGCATGATTATAAATAATTGGATTACATATCAGTCCTTTATTCAAAATGATTTACTTCCAAAATTACTGTATTCCAGTAATACTAGTAATTGGAGAAGTGTAAATAAAGAAACATCAGTAAAATTTAGCCAATTCGTGGAAGTTCTCTCAAATGAAAAATGGATATGTTTTCAGGGAGAAGATGAGAGATATTCAGTCAATGAAGTTGTTGGTATAAATCATTTTGATTTCAGCCAAGCACACAATCAGGTAGTAAGAAATTTTTTAAGGCTATTACCAATGGATTATGGTTTAGGAAAAGACTTTATTAGGGAAATAGAATTAGTTCATCTCAATGGTAATTCAATTGATAATTTTAAAAAACTTCTAAATAATATTTTCGTAAGGTATAAAACAGTGATTCCAGATGGAAAAGATTTTATAAATTTCTATAATCGTATTCTTGGTAAGCTTGTTGATTTCTACGATACAAATCCTGTAATAGAAGACACTATTGATCAATTAGAAGAAATAAACTTTCTAAGTATTGATGAAACAACAAAAACACCACGCTGGAGTGTTGCACATCAAATATTTTACATCGATGACAAACCGGGTTATGATTTGCTTCCGATTGGAATTAAAAAAGAAGTTCAGCCACATTTCACTAACAGAGATAAAAATACCTTTGGGAAGATTGCCGGAAAAATCGGAAAAAGATTTTCAAGGTCTATTGAAAAAGAAATTGTTGATACAGAAATTGTTAGAACACACACTTTAGTATCTTTTTATGGATTGCTACCTGAATTTGTCGCATTGCTAGAATCACACCTTGGCGATGCGATTAGTAAACATTTTGGTAAAATTAAAGCCGTTAGAGTGCTCGAAAAGGAAAATTTAGAAGTTGAAATTTCTGTTGGCAATTCGCCAAAAATGCTAATCCCAGTAAGTCATTTTATCGATTCTGATTTCAATATTCATTTGGGACCTCGTCATAGTTCAATGAATCAAAACAAACAGATTGCTGAAGCAGTAAATGAATTTTTCATCAACATTTTAGATCGTGACTTGCGCAATTTCACTGCTAATTTACTTAATTTTTTAAATACTAATAACAAGCACGATTACCTTAAGAGTTATGATATAACGGAAGAACGGATTAATGAAATCCGTGATAAGTTGAATGATTTTATTTTTACACCAAACCAGAAATTCTGGGAAGCTATTCTATCAGCAAAAAAAATACAGACCAGAGAAAATTTGTTCATCGAAAACCAAATAAATTTAAAAAAATTATCTGCTATACTTGAAATTGAATTGGCAATTATTCAGGAAATTGAAAATAAATTTGTTTTTACCGAGACTAGTAAAAGTTCAAACATTCGTGTCCTTACAAATTTTCTAGGCTTGCTTTCAATTACTTTAGATGATGTCAATAAATTCATTTTTCCAAAGATTGATTTTAGAAATACATACCAGAACAGATTGTTGAAAATAAAAAATAAATTTGAGAGAGGCTTTAATGCTTTATTACATGACCATCTTAGTAAACAAATTAAGGAGGAAAAATGCCTTTACCAAAACCACCTCGATAATTTTAAAATAAATTTTAAATTTTTGATTCCTTTAAATACACTTGAACTTGATGTTGAGCAATTCTTTTTAGAATCGCTATTGAGTGAATTTCCTTTTCTGGAAATTAAACTAAGTGATTTAAATAATGATTTTAATCATTTTGACCCTATTGTGATTTACTCAATGAACCGTAAACTATTAGAAAATAAATTGGCTTCCGTGGACTTTACAGATGAAAACCTTGATACTTTTCTGGCTGATAACAAAGTGAGAAGTTTATTGTATTTCAATGAGGTAGATTCATTGAGAAATAGTTTTAAAGATTGGTTGTCCACTTTGAAAAAAGGAAATAATACAGTAGATAGTGAATCAGAATTAGAAGATTTTCTAAATGAATTCAGTAACCAAACTGATACAGAGATAGAGGAAGTTTCAACTCAAAACGTTGATGTTACCTCTGGAAATGGAAATAGTTCAGCAGGAAATGGGAGGAGATTTGATGGAGGTGCAAATGATCAATTCAAAAAGCGGTTAGGTTTAATTGCAGAAATGGTTGTTTTTGAAAAGCTAAAAACTATGTATGATGAAGTTACTTGGGTTTCAAAATACGCAAGTAAGATTTACCGAACACATTCAGGTTATAATCCAGAGGGGCAAGATGGTCTAGGTTATGATATTGAATATTTAGACAGTGAAGGCAACAAATATTTCGTTGAAGTAAAAGGTAAAGGTGACATTTATGATACATTTGAGATTACAAAAAATGAGATCGAAAAGGCCCATAAGGAAGGGAACTTTTATAAGCTCATTTTGGTAACCCAAATAATGGATAACTCTCAAAGGAGAATCAGAGATTTAGGAAATCTCTTTATACTTGCCGATGGAGAGGATTTTTTCTCAAATAGTAAATTCTCTGCTATTTACAGAAACTTCGAAATTAGGTTTAAAGAAATAAACGTATAG
- a CDS encoding DUF4134 domain-containing protein yields MEKLTKKRGLSGLLLLSACVAFAQGNGTAGINEATQMVTSYFDPATQLIYAIGAVVGLIGGVKVYNKFSSGDPDTSKTAASWFGACIFLIVAATILRSFFL; encoded by the coding sequence ATGGAGAAACTAACAAAAAAAAGAGGACTGTCGGGCCTTTTGTTGCTGTCAGCTTGTGTGGCTTTTGCTCAGGGCAACGGCACTGCGGGTATCAATGAAGCGACCCAGATGGTCACATCCTATTTCGATCCCGCCACACAACTTATTTATGCGATCGGAGCCGTAGTAGGACTAATCGGCGGCGTTAAAGTTTATAACAAATTCAGCAGCGGAGATCCCGATACCAGTAAGACAGCAGCAAGCTGGTTTGGTGCATGTATCTTCCTGATTGTAGCGGCTACCATTTTGCGTTCCTTCTTCCTTTAA
- a CDS encoding DUF4133 domain-containing protein — protein MNNYNINKGIGRTVEFKGLKAQYLFIFAGGLLGTLILVMILYMAGVNSYICLFLGTGGASLIVWQTFSLNRRYGEHGLMKVSARKRHPHYIICRKPVHRYLKFTNKSSAV, from the coding sequence ATGAACAATTACAATATCAATAAAGGTATCGGAAGAACAGTAGAATTTAAAGGACTCAAGGCGCAATATCTGTTCATCTTCGCTGGCGGATTACTCGGAACTCTTATTCTGGTCATGATACTTTACATGGCCGGGGTCAATTCCTATATCTGTCTGTTTCTCGGGACTGGTGGGGCTTCGCTGATTGTATGGCAGACCTTCTCCCTGAACAGAAGGTATGGAGAACACGGACTAATGAAAGTGAGTGCAAGAAAAAGGCATCCCCATTACATCATCTGTCGCAAGCCTGTACACCGCTACCTGAAGTTCACCAATAAATCCAGTGCCGTATGA
- a CDS encoding TraG family conjugative transposon ATPase codes for MRNAAKATTLESKFPLLAVENNCILSKDADITACFQVHLPELFTVASAEYVAIHSAWHKAIKTLPDFTVVHKQDWYIKESYAPDMEEDDQSFLAKSYQRHFNERPFLNHYCYLFLTKTTKERMRMQSNFSSLCKGSLIPKEIRDKEAIHRFMEAVAQFERIINDCGFVKLQRLSEEDIIGVEGKQGLLEQYLTLSREAGTPMQDIALGGEEVRIGNKRLCLHTLSDTDDLPGTVSADTRYEKLSTDRSDCRLSFAAPVGLLLSCNHIYNQYLFLDNSDESLQKFEKSARNMHSLARYSRANQINKEWIERYLNEAHSFGLSSIRAHFNIMAWSDNAGELKQIKNDSGSALALMECKPRHNTTDVATLYWAGMPGNAADFPSEESFYTFIEPALCFFTEETNYHNSTSPFGIKMADRLTGKPIHLDISDLPMKRGIITNRNKFILGPSGSGKSFFTNHMVRQYYEQGAHVLLVDTGNSYQGLCELIKGKTKGEDGVYFTYTEDNPIAFNPFYTDDGVFDIEKRESVKTLILTLWKRDDEPPARSEEVALSNAVSGYIECIKQSDVYPSFNGFYEYVRGDYRKVLEEKQVREKDFDIANFLNVLEPYYKGGEYDYLLNSDKQLDLLSKRFIVFEIDAIKDHKILFPIVTIIIMEVFINKMRRLKGIRKLILIEEAWKAIAKEGMAEYIKYLFKTVRKFFGEAIVVTQEVDDIIQSPIVKESIINNSDCKILLDQRKYMNKFDDIQAMLGLTDKEKAQVLSINMNNDPSRLYKEVWIGLGGTHSAVYATEVSLEEYLAYTTEETEKMEVMQLASELDGNVELAIKHIAMQRREKINQ; via the coding sequence ATGAGAAATGCAGCAAAAGCCACAACACTGGAAAGTAAGTTCCCACTACTGGCTGTTGAGAATAATTGTATCCTGTCAAAAGACGCAGACATTACTGCATGCTTTCAGGTGCATTTGCCAGAACTGTTCACGGTAGCTTCTGCCGAATACGTAGCCATTCATTCCGCCTGGCACAAAGCGATCAAGACCCTGCCTGATTTTACGGTGGTACACAAACAAGATTGGTACATTAAAGAGAGCTATGCACCTGATATGGAAGAAGACGACCAGAGTTTTTTGGCCAAGTCCTACCAGCGTCACTTCAATGAGCGTCCGTTTCTGAACCATTACTGCTATCTGTTCCTGACCAAAACTACCAAAGAAAGAATGCGGATGCAGAGCAATTTCTCATCGCTATGCAAAGGATCTTTGATACCAAAGGAAATCAGAGATAAGGAAGCGATCCATCGCTTTATGGAAGCTGTTGCTCAGTTTGAGCGTATCATCAACGATTGCGGATTTGTTAAACTGCAGCGCCTGAGCGAAGAAGATATTATTGGTGTGGAAGGAAAGCAGGGATTACTGGAACAGTACCTCACTTTGTCGCGAGAAGCCGGAACACCAATGCAGGACATCGCACTCGGAGGTGAAGAAGTCCGCATTGGAAATAAAAGGCTGTGCCTGCACACCTTGTCCGATACAGATGATTTGCCTGGAACGGTGTCGGCAGATACCCGTTACGAAAAACTGTCAACCGACCGCAGCGATTGCCGTTTGTCGTTTGCTGCCCCTGTGGGATTACTGCTCAGCTGCAATCATATTTACAACCAATACCTGTTTTTAGATAACAGCGATGAGAGCCTGCAAAAGTTTGAAAAGTCCGCACGAAACATGCATTCACTGGCTCGTTACAGCCGTGCCAATCAGATCAACAAGGAATGGATTGAGCGCTACCTGAACGAAGCACATTCTTTTGGATTGTCGTCCATCAGGGCGCACTTTAATATCATGGCGTGGTCAGACAATGCTGGCGAACTCAAACAGATAAAGAATGACAGCGGCAGCGCACTCGCTCTGATGGAATGCAAACCGCGCCACAACACTACCGATGTTGCCACATTGTATTGGGCGGGAATGCCTGGGAATGCAGCTGATTTTCCAAGTGAGGAAAGCTTTTACACGTTTATCGAACCGGCATTATGCTTCTTCACCGAAGAAACCAACTATCATAATTCAACGTCGCCGTTTGGCATCAAGATGGCAGACAGGCTCACCGGCAAACCCATCCATCTGGACATTTCAGATCTGCCCATGAAACGTGGTATCATCACCAACCGGAACAAGTTTATACTTGGTCCTTCAGGAAGTGGTAAATCTTTTTTTACCAACCACATGGTAAGACAATATTATGAGCAGGGCGCACATGTCCTGCTCGTAGATACCGGTAACTCGTATCAAGGATTGTGCGAACTAATTAAAGGCAAGACTAAAGGAGAAGACGGGGTCTATTTCACTTATACCGAAGACAATCCCATTGCCTTTAACCCTTTCTATACCGATGATGGAGTATTCGACATTGAAAAAAGAGAAAGTGTCAAGACCCTGATATTAACCTTGTGGAAACGTGATGATGAACCACCAGCCCGTTCAGAAGAGGTGGCGTTGTCCAACGCAGTAAGCGGTTATATCGAGTGTATCAAACAAAGTGACGTGTATCCTTCTTTCAATGGCTTTTATGAATACGTTCGGGGCGATTATCGCAAGGTGCTGGAAGAAAAACAGGTACGGGAAAAAGACTTTGACATTGCCAATTTTCTTAATGTACTCGAACCATATTACAAAGGTGGCGAGTATGATTACCTGCTTAATTCCGACAAACAGTTAGACCTGCTTTCCAAACGCTTTATCGTGTTTGAGATCGATGCCATCAAGGATCATAAAATCCTCTTCCCGATCGTGACCATCATCATTATGGAGGTATTCATTAACAAGATGAGAAGATTGAAAGGTATACGCAAACTCATCCTAATTGAAGAAGCCTGGAAAGCCATTGCCAAAGAAGGTATGGCAGAATACATTAAGTACCTTTTTAAGACTGTCCGCAAATTCTTTGGAGAAGCGATTGTAGTAACGCAGGAAGTAGATGATATCATCCAGTCGCCAATTGTCAAAGAAAGTATCATCAATAATTCCGACTGTAAAATCCTGCTCGACCAGCGCAAGTACATGAACAAGTTCGATGATATCCAGGCAATGCTCGGATTGACTGATAAAGAAAAGGCGCAGGTACTTTCCATTAACATGAACAATGATCCCTCACGGCTTTACAAGGAAGTGTGGATTGGTTTGGGCGGTACGCACTCTGCGGTATATGCCACAGAAGTCAGTCTCGAAGAATATCTCGCCTATACCACCGAAGAAACTGAAAAAATGGAAGTGATGCAACTCGCATCGGAATTAGATGGCAATGTGGAATTAGCCATCAAGCACATCGCAATGCAAAGGCGGGAAAAAATAAATCAGTAA
- a CDS encoding DUF4141 domain-containing protein, with protein MKKIMYLVCTALMLATAPSVKAQFVVTDPANLASGILNSANEIIQTSSTVSNVIKNFKEVEKVYKQGKEYYDKLKAVSNLVKDARKVQQTVLLVGDVSEMYVQNFGKMMNDPNFSAQELAAIANGYSALLNESTELLKELKQIVSSSSLSLNDKERMDIIDRVYKEVKEYHSLVRYYTNKNISISILRAKKQNNTKRVLELYGPSNQKYW; from the coding sequence ATGAAAAAGATTATGTATCTGGTGTGTACGGCACTCATGCTTGCCACCGCACCCTCAGTGAAAGCTCAATTTGTAGTTACCGATCCGGCAAATTTGGCTTCAGGAATTCTCAACAGTGCCAATGAAATTATACAGACTTCATCTACGGTATCCAATGTTATTAAAAATTTCAAGGAAGTGGAAAAGGTCTATAAACAAGGCAAAGAATATTACGACAAGCTAAAGGCGGTAAGCAATTTGGTGAAAGATGCACGCAAAGTACAGCAGACTGTACTACTAGTCGGCGATGTGTCGGAAATGTATGTACAGAATTTTGGCAAGATGATGAACGACCCCAACTTTTCTGCCCAGGAATTGGCAGCTATTGCCAATGGCTATTCAGCACTCCTCAATGAGAGTACTGAACTACTGAAAGAACTTAAACAGATTGTAAGCTCATCAAGTCTTTCCCTTAATGACAAAGAGCGTATGGATATTATTGACCGTGTCTACAAAGAAGTAAAAGAATACCACAGCCTTGTACGCTACTATACCAACAAGAATATCTCCATTAGCATTCTAAGGGCAAAGAAGCAGAACAATACCAAAAGAGTACTGGAACTCTATGGACCTTCAAACCAAAAATACTGGTAG
- the traJ gene encoding conjugative transposon protein TraJ — translation MEFNNLHEVLRSLYDEMLPLSADMAAVSKGLAGLGALFYVAIKVWQALSRAEPIDMYPLLRPFALGLCIMFFPTVVLGTINAVLSPVVTGTHSILEDQVLDLNDLQAKKDQLDREAMLRDPETAYLVSNEEFDKKLEELGWSPTDVGTMAGMYMDRQAYKIEKAIKEWFRNLLEILFQAAALVIDTIRTFFLIVLSILGPIAFAISVWDGFQSTLTQWLTRYVSVYLWLPVADLFSSMLAKIQSLIIERDIEMLADPTFIPDTSNTVYIIFMIIGIVGYFTIPTVTGWIIQAGGAGNFTRNVNQTAMKSGNIAGAGAGSAVGNIGGRLVNN, via the coding sequence ATGGAATTTAATAACCTTCACGAAGTCCTGCGCTCCCTTTATGATGAGATGCTCCCACTGTCCGCCGATATGGCGGCAGTGTCCAAAGGTTTGGCTGGTCTGGGAGCCTTGTTCTATGTAGCTATTAAGGTATGGCAGGCCCTCAGCCGGGCAGAGCCTATTGATATGTACCCTTTGCTACGTCCGTTTGCATTAGGCCTTTGCATCATGTTTTTCCCGACGGTGGTACTGGGAACCATCAATGCAGTCCTAAGCCCGGTGGTTACAGGAACCCATTCCATACTCGAAGACCAAGTACTTGACCTGAACGATTTACAGGCAAAAAAAGACCAGCTGGACAGGGAGGCGATGCTTCGCGACCCTGAAACTGCCTATTTGGTATCGAACGAAGAGTTTGATAAAAAACTGGAGGAATTGGGCTGGTCGCCTACCGATGTTGGAACAATGGCAGGAATGTATATGGACAGACAGGCTTACAAGATAGAGAAAGCAATAAAGGAATGGTTTCGCAATTTGCTAGAAATACTTTTTCAGGCGGCGGCTTTGGTCATTGATACCATACGGACATTTTTTCTGATTGTCCTATCCATACTTGGACCGATAGCCTTTGCCATATCGGTATGGGACGGCTTTCAATCTACGCTCACACAGTGGCTCACCCGATATGTCAGCGTGTATTTATGGCTTCCAGTTGCTGACCTCTTCAGCTCAATGCTTGCCAAGATTCAATCCCTGATTATTGAGAGGGATATTGAAATGCTTGCCGATCCTACATTCATCCCCGATACTTCAAATACAGTCTATATCATCTTTATGATTATCGGCATTGTGGGATATTTCACCATTCCGACGGTGACAGGCTGGATTATTCAGGCTGGCGGGGCAGGAAACTTCACCCGTAATGTCAACCAGACAGCAATGAAATCTGGCAATATCGCCGGGGCCGGAGCCGGTTCAGCAGTTGGAAATATCGGTGGCAGGCTAGTAAACAATTAA
- the traK gene encoding conjugative transposon protein TraK, producing the protein MEFKTLRNIENSFRQIRLYAIVFAVLCTGITGYAVWHSYRFAEQQRQKIYVLDNGKSLMLALAQDASINRPVEAREHVRRFHELFFTLAPDKNAIEGNMKRAFNLADKSAFDYYKDLSEKGYFNRIISGNVQQRIEIDSVVCNFETYPYAVHTYAKQFIIRSSNVTRRNLVTSCFLVNSVRSDNNPQGFNIEKFAVVENKDIEVIER; encoded by the coding sequence ATGGAATTTAAAACACTAAGAAATATCGAAAACAGTTTCAGGCAGATAAGATTGTACGCTATTGTGTTTGCTGTACTCTGCACAGGGATCACAGGATATGCCGTATGGCATTCCTACCGCTTTGCGGAACAGCAAAGGCAGAAAATTTATGTGCTGGACAATGGCAAATCATTGATGCTCGCACTCGCACAGGATGCCTCCATTAACCGTCCAGTGGAAGCCCGTGAACACGTAAGACGCTTCCACGAACTGTTCTTTACACTCGCTCCCGACAAGAATGCCATTGAAGGGAATATGAAGCGCGCATTCAACCTCGCTGATAAAAGCGCCTTTGATTATTACAAAGACCTTTCGGAGAAAGGGTATTTCAACCGCATCATATCGGGTAATGTGCAGCAACGCATCGAAATAGACAGTGTGGTCTGCAACTTCGAGACCTATCCTTACGCAGTACATACTTACGCCAAACAGTTCATCATCCGTTCCAGCAACGTAACAAGACGTAACCTGGTTACATCTTGTTTTCTGGTAAACTCTGTTCGTTCGGACAATAACCCGCAAGGCTTCAATATTGAAAAGTTCGCTGTGGTTGAGAATAAGGATATTGAAGTCATTGAACGCTAG
- a CDS encoding nitrogen regulatory IIA protein: MKNLRTNMSEWFDRLDKRWQALPVTKQHRYTLYFFTGYVLLTVGVIFKVGLDMAKSNKDMEIKHIENPALKNKESPATIQDTLITILKNKIYEGK; encoded by the coding sequence ATGAAAAATTTAAGAACAAATATGAGCGAATGGTTTGACAGGCTGGATAAGCGATGGCAGGCACTCCCAGTAACGAAACAACACCGCTATACGCTTTACTTTTTTACAGGCTATGTGCTGCTAACCGTGGGGGTTATTTTTAAAGTAGGACTTGATATGGCAAAATCCAATAAGGACATGGAGATAAAGCATATTGAAAATCCTGCCCTAAAAAATAAAGAAAGTCCTGCAACAATACAGGACACTTTAATAACAATTCTAAAAAATAAGATTTATGAAGGAAAATGA